The following coding sequences lie in one Arachis stenosperma cultivar V10309 chromosome 5, arast.V10309.gnm1.PFL2, whole genome shotgun sequence genomic window:
- the LOC130979236 gene encoding RING-H2 finger protein ATL8-like, protein MTRTLKSLTSTADNATVVAAAPPPEAVALESDFVVILAALLCALICVVGLVAVARCAWLRRGSAAGASPRQALANKGLKKKVLQSLPKFAYVDGGDPESGFGSGAGWMVTAECAICLSDFAAGDEIRVLPQCGHGFHVACIDTWLGSHSSCPSCRQVLAVARCQKCGRFPATGAGSSAARASINEPELKSREDGNAVFNNNTNNSNSNSGGFSCNSNSSSGNTSNNSGFLP, encoded by the coding sequence ATGACACGTACTCTGAAATCCCTCACATCCACCGCCGACAACGCCACCGTCGTTGCCGCCGCTCCGCCTCCCGAGGCTGTGGCTCTTGAATCCGACTTCGTCGTCATCCTCGCAGCTCTCCTCTGCGCCCTCATATGCGTCGTCGGTCTTGTCGCCGTCGCCAGGTGCGCCTGGCTCCGCCGAGGCTCCGCCGCCGGAGCCTCACCGCGTCAGGCTCTCGCCAACAAAGGATTGAAGAAGAAGGTTCTCCAGTCGTTACCGAAATTCGCCTACGTTGACGGAGGAGATCCAGAATCCGGATTCGGTAGCGGTGCCGGGTGGATGGTGACGGCGGAGTGCGCGATCTGCCTTTCGGATTTTGCCGCCGGCGATGAGATCCGCGTGTTGCCGCAGTGCGGCCACGGGTTCCACGTGGCCTGCATAGACACGTGGCTTGGATCACACTCTTCTTGCCCTTCGTGCCGACAGGTTTTAGCGGTTGCGAGGTGCCAGAAGTGCGGGAGGTTTCCCGCCACCGGAGCTGGAAGCTCCGCCGCAAGAGCATCGATCAATGAACCTGAGCTGAAGTCGAGAGAAGACGGCAATGCCGTTTTTAACAATAACACTAATAACAGTAACAGTAATAGCGGCGGTTTCAGTTGTAATAGCAACAGTAGTAGTGGCAACACCAGCAATAATAGTGGTTTCTTGCCTTGA